A genomic window from Salvia hispanica cultivar TCC Black 2014 chromosome 5, UniMelb_Shisp_WGS_1.0, whole genome shotgun sequence includes:
- the LOC125189381 gene encoding dirigent protein 1-like, protein MQPFTRSHAPPSPRTRFFPWGKFVIDDVITAGPSADTEALGKAQGIMTSANVANVKMAMSYNVVFTSGEYNGSSLSVAGRNEVAEERRRLAVVGGTGVFRFARGYAVLGTYSTAVGKDSSLYTVMEYTIYSTFCP, encoded by the coding sequence ATGCAACCGTTCACGAGGTCGCACGCGCCGCCGTCTCCCCGGACGCGCTTCTTTCCTTGGGGAAAGTTTGTCATCGACGACGTGATCACCGCCGGGCCCAGCGCCGACACAGAGGCGTTGGGCAAGGCGCAGGGCATCATGACCTCCGCCAACGTGGCGAATGTAAAGATGGCGATGAGCTACAACGTCGTCTTCACGTCGGGGGAGTACAACGGGAGCAGCCTCAGCGTCGCTGGCCGGAACGAGGTGGCGGAAGAGCGGCGCCGGCTGGCCGTCGTTGGGGGTACGGGGGTTTTCCGGTTCGCGCGAGGCTACGCAGTCCTCGGCACTTACTCGACCGCCGTCGGGAAGGATTCGAGCCTCTATACCGTTATGGAATACACAATCTACTCCACCTTTTGTCCCTAA